One genomic window of Anaerotignum faecicola includes the following:
- a CDS encoding HAD hydrolase family protein translates to MVDIRLIALDLDGTLLDSQKRLSSRNKKALTECLRRGIHIVPTTGRTVSGIPQVVRELPGVRYA, encoded by the coding sequence ATTGTGGATATCAGATTAATTGCACTTGATTTAGACGGAACGCTTCTGGACAGTCAGAAGCGTCTGTCGTCCCGTAACAAAAAGGCGCTGACGGAATGCCTGAGACGAGGCATTCATATTGTTCCGACAACCGGAAGAACCGTATCGGGGATTCCTCAGGTTGTCAGGGAACTGCCGGGAGTGCGTTATGCC